The Salvelinus alpinus chromosome 28, SLU_Salpinus.1, whole genome shotgun sequence genome includes a window with the following:
- the LOC139557681 gene encoding tubulin alpha chain-like, producing the protein MRECISVHVGQAGVQIGNACWELYCLEHGIQPEGQMPSDKTIGGGDDSFNTFFSETGAGKHVPRAVFVDLEPTVVDEVRTGTYRQLFHPEQLITGKEDAANNYARGHYTIGKEIIDLVLDRIRKLADQCTGLQGFLVFHSFGGGTGSGFTSLLMERLSVDYGKKSKLEFSIYPAPQVSTAVVEPYNSILTTHTTLEHSDCAFMVDNEAIYDICRRNLDIERPTYTNLNRLISQIVSSITASLRFDGALNVDLTEFQTNLVPYPRIHFPLATYAPVTSAEKAYHEQLSVSEITNACFEPANQMVKCDPRHGKYMSCCLLFRGDVVPKDVNAAIATIKTKRSIQFVDWCPTGFKIGINYQPPTVVPGGDLAKVQRAVCMLSNTTAVAEAWARLDHKFDLMYAKRAFVHWYVGEGMEEGEFSEAREDMAALEKDYEEVGVDSIEGEGEEEGEEY; encoded by the exons ATG cgtgAGTGTATCTCTGTCCATGTAGGTCAGGCTGGAGTCCAGATTGGCAATGCCTGCTGGGAGCTCTACTGCCTGGAGCATGGGATCCAGCCGGAAGGGCAGATGCCCAGCGACAAAACCATCGGCGGAGGAGATGACTCCTTCAATACCTTTTTCAGTGAGACTGGGGCTGGAAAGCATGTCCCCAGGGCTGTGTTTGTGGACCTGGAACCCACAGTTGTTG ATGAGGTGCGCACTGGGACCTATCGTCAGTTATTCCATCCTGAACAGCTCATCACTGGCAAAGAGGATGCTGCCAACAACTACGCTCGTGGACACTACACTATTGGCAAAGAGATCATCGACCTGGTGCTGGACAGGATCCGCAAACTG GCTGACCAGTGCACAGGCCTTCAGGGCTTCCTGGTTTTCCACAGCTTTGGTGGTGGCACCGGCTCTGGTTTCACCTCCCTGCTGATGGAGCGCCTGTCAGTTGACTACGGCAAGAAGTCCAAGCTGGAGTTCTCCATCTACCCAGCTCCCCAGGTGTCCACAGCTGTGGTGGAGCCCTACAACTCCATCCTGACCACCCACACCACCCTAGAGCACTCTGACTGTGCCTTCATGGTGGATAATGAGGCTATCTATGACATCTGCCGTAGGAACCTCGACATTGAGCGTCCTACCTACACCAACCTCAACAGGCTCATTAGCCAGATCGTTTCCTCCATCACTGCTTCCCTTCGATTTGATGGTGCCCTCAATGTtgatctgacagagttccagaccaACTTGGTGCCCTACCCCCGTATCCATTTCCCTCTGGCCACCTATGCCCCAGTTACTTCTGCAGAGAAGGCTTACCATGAgcagctctctgtctctgagaTCACCAACGCCTGCTTTGAGCCGGCCAACCAGATGGTGAAATGTGACCCTCGCCACGGCAAGTACATGTCTTGCTGCCTTCTGTTCCGTGGTGACGTGGTACCCAAAGATGTCAATGCTGCCATTGCCACCATCAAGACCAAACGTTCCATTCAGTTTGTTGACTGGTGTCCAACTGGTTTCAAGATTGGCATCAACTATCAGCCTCCCACTGTAGTCCCTGGTGGAGACCTGGCCAAAGTCCAGAGGGCTGTGTGCATGCTGAGCAACACCACTGCTGTGGCAGAGGCCTGGGCTCGGCTTGACCACAAGTTTGACCTGATGTACGCCAAACGTGCCTTTGTGCACTGGTATGTGGGTGAGGGCATGGAGGAGGGAGAGTTCTCTGAGGCCAGAGAGGACATGGCTGCCCTGGAGAAGGATTATGAAGAGGTAGGGGTTGACTCCAttgagggtgagggagaggaggagggagaagagtatTGA